A stretch of Candidatus Bathyarchaeota archaeon DNA encodes these proteins:
- a CDS encoding thioredoxin family protein, producing MSFTLHIGEKAPDFELPATDGNTYSLGDLDDETLVVFFTCNHCPYVIGSDEATRGTVEKFSLKGVRFVGINSNSIKTVPGDGFPQMVERMKEHGFPWLYLRDKSQEVAKEYGALRTPHFYVFDRERKLVYTGRAIDNPRESSKSTVFDLDRALEEHTSGKPVSVPLTNPIGCNVKWEGQDAHWMPPEACDLV from the coding sequence ATGTCATTCACACTCCATATAGGAGAAAAAGCACCGGACTTCGAGCTCCCCGCCACCGACGGCAACACCTACAGCCTCGGCGACCTCGACGATGAGACCCTCGTGGTCTTCTTCACATGTAACCACTGCCCCTACGTCATCGGATCAGACGAGGCGACCCGGGGGACAGTGGAGAAGTTCTCGCTCAAGGGCGTCAGGTTCGTGGGGATTAACTCCAACAGCATCAAGACCGTGCCCGGGGACGGATTCCCCCAGATGGTGGAACGCATGAAGGAGCACGGGTTCCCCTGGCTCTACCTCAGGGACAAATCCCAGGAGGTCGCCAAGGAATACGGCGCCCTGAGGACGCCACACTTTTACGTCTTCGACAGGGAGCGCAAGCTGGTCTACACGGGACGCGCCATCGACAACCCCCGAGAGTCCTCGAAATCGACGGTGTTCGACCTGGACAGGGCCCTCGAGGAGCACACCTCGGGGAAGCCGGTGAGCGTCCCCCTCACTAACCCCATCGGGTGCAACGTAAAGTGGGAAGGGCAGGACGCCCACTGGATGCCCCCCGAGGCTTGCGACCTCGTCTAG
- a CDS encoding sulfite exporter TauE/SafE family protein, with the protein MNWSFFVLYLGGLGLASGLVMSLIGASAVMVIVPGITIVLNYPMHKAIGVSLLVDVIASMAVGYAYWRNGNVDLREGLWIALGAIAGAQFGAGITVEIPGTFLAIGYGVWMIGAGATIWKKGLDRTKIADRFYKYIRFKTRTWQIVLCIFLGLLIGLNSGIFGAGGGVLIMLVLMFVLDYPIHSAIGTSTVIMAITAASSTTGYMMRGNVDVTASLIVAAGTVIGGLSGAKFVNYVSERKLSKIVGGIFMILGVVMTVLRFF; encoded by the coding sequence ATGAACTGGTCTTTCTTTGTGCTCTACCTTGGAGGATTAGGTCTTGCAAGTGGCCTTGTGATGAGCCTTATCGGGGCTAGCGCAGTAATGGTAATCGTACCTGGCATCACAATCGTCCTCAATTATCCAATGCATAAAGCAATCGGCGTGAGCCTTCTAGTAGACGTTATTGCTTCTATGGCAGTCGGTTACGCATATTGGAGAAACGGGAATGTGGACCTGCGAGAGGGGCTCTGGATAGCTCTTGGCGCTATTGCCGGGGCTCAGTTTGGGGCTGGCATAACCGTTGAAATCCCCGGGACATTTTTGGCAATTGGCTACGGGGTTTGGATGATTGGGGCTGGGGCCACTATCTGGAAAAAGGGTCTTGATAGGACTAAGATAGCTGACCGTTTCTATAAATACATCAGATTCAAGACCCGGACGTGGCAAATAGTATTATGCATCTTTCTGGGACTGCTGATCGGGCTCAATAGTGGCATTTTCGGGGCGGGGGGAGGGGTACTCATTATGCTTGTACTAATGTTCGTCCTAGACTATCCCATCCACAGCGCCATAGGTACATCTACCGTAATTATGGCTATCACTGCAGCCTCCTCGACAACGGGCTACATGATGAGAGGAAACGTAGATGTCACCGCCAGTCTAATTGTGGCGGCGGGAACAGTAATTGGGGGTTTGTCTGGAGCCAAGTTCGTGAATTATGTTAGCGAAAGAAAACTCTCAAAAATAGTTGGGGGGATCTTCATGATTCTTGGGGTCGTAATGACGGTCCTTAGATTCTTCTAG
- the twy1 gene encoding 4-demethylwyosine synthase TYW1: protein MYADTDVDLSAPLELKKLYQHQGYRLVGNHSAVKICHWAKKSLRTGGREHCYKQRFYGVPSHRCLQMTPSLGRCTQSCLFCWRATPETIGAIWDQSRFPAAESGDPETIVEGCLEAHRKAISGFGGNPKVTSEMWRQANEPYHAAISLEGEPTLYPRLGELIEAFYDNGFKSVFIVTNGLDPNAISKLSTEPTQLYVSVCAPDEETYNRTCRPLISDGWKRLNETLELLRSFSCPTVIRHTLIPKLNMHNPVGYAKIAKVSYPTYIETKAAMSVGYARKRFGYNEMAWHKDIRSFAKKLSKESGYNIIDEQPLSSIVLLSRLENAIQFF, encoded by the coding sequence ATCTATGCGGATACTGATGTAGATTTGAGCGCCCCATTGGAACTAAAGAAACTTTACCAGCACCAGGGGTACCGCTTGGTGGGAAACCACAGTGCTGTTAAAATATGCCATTGGGCAAAAAAGAGCCTCAGAACCGGGGGTCGGGAACATTGTTACAAGCAAAGGTTCTATGGTGTACCCAGCCATAGGTGTCTTCAGATGACCCCTAGCCTTGGCCGGTGCACACAGAGCTGCCTATTTTGCTGGAGGGCCACCCCAGAAACCATAGGCGCAATATGGGATCAATCCAGATTCCCCGCTGCTGAGTCTGGCGACCCTGAAACAATTGTGGAAGGGTGTCTTGAGGCCCATAGAAAGGCTATCAGTGGATTCGGGGGAAATCCAAAAGTTACAAGTGAAATGTGGAGGCAGGCCAATGAGCCATACCATGCAGCAATAAGCCTTGAGGGTGAACCTACACTCTATCCCAGGCTAGGGGAGCTTATCGAGGCATTCTACGATAATGGTTTCAAGTCAGTATTCATCGTGACCAACGGTCTTGACCCTAATGCAATTTCAAAGCTTTCAACAGAGCCGACCCAACTTTATGTCAGCGTTTGCGCTCCCGATGAGGAGACTTATAATCGGACCTGTAGACCGTTGATATCGGATGGATGGAAAAGGCTCAACGAAACTTTAGAACTCCTCAGGAGCTTTAGTTGCCCTACTGTAATCCGGCACACCCTTATTCCCAAGCTCAATATGCATAACCCCGTTGGCTACGCGAAGATAGCAAAAGTCTCTTACCCCACCTATATCGAGACAAAGGCAGCAATGTCAGTAGGCTACGCCAGGAAACGCTTTGGATATAACGAGATGGCGTGGCACAAAGACATCCGATCTTTCGCTAAAAAACTATCAAAAGAGTCCGGCTACAATATAATAGATGAGCAACCCTTGAGCTCTATTGTTCTGCTCAGCAGGCTCGAAAACGCGATTCAGTTTTTCTAG
- a CDS encoding fumarate hydratase, producing MSLALEKIVEDTTVELLRIAATEFPVEYIRAIKEGLEDLVGSVGRAQIMNILDNITLAQDRSKPMCQDTGIIAFLINVGDGFPIRSKVKEMLIKATRRSTEIVPLRPNAVDIFKGNTGDNVGLNGHVPIIYIDLVPGEDLEIIVMPKGGGSTNVAAYRMLKPSQGWRGIKQFVIEALAEAGSLACPPYFVGVGIGGGEDLCMTLAKKALLKPFKSRNENPDVSAIEYELLEKVNQLGIGVMGLGEGPTALDLHIEIAARHPASLPVGLVISCWALRHSRALISAQGKVHIDKIA from the coding sequence ATGAGTTTAGCTCTAGAAAAGATCGTTGAGGATACTACTGTCGAGCTGCTAAGAATTGCGGCTACCGAATTCCCAGTTGAGTACATCAGGGCTATTAAGGAAGGTCTGGAGGATTTGGTTGGGTCTGTGGGAAGGGCCCAGATAATGAACATCCTTGATAATATCACTCTGGCCCAGGATAGATCCAAGCCGATGTGTCAAGACACGGGCATAATAGCTTTTCTAATCAATGTGGGGGATGGATTCCCCATCAGGTCTAAGGTAAAAGAGATGCTGATAAAAGCGACTCGTAGATCAACGGAGATAGTCCCCCTCCGACCTAACGCTGTAGACATATTCAAAGGAAACACAGGGGATAACGTCGGGCTCAATGGGCACGTGCCCATCATCTATATCGACCTCGTACCTGGAGAAGACTTAGAGATCATTGTGATGCCTAAAGGCGGAGGAAGCACCAATGTAGCCGCTTATAGAATGCTCAAGCCTAGTCAGGGATGGAGAGGGATCAAGCAGTTCGTTATAGAAGCCCTTGCAGAAGCAGGGTCCCTAGCCTGCCCTCCCTACTTTGTCGGTGTAGGAATCGGGGGAGGAGAGGACCTCTGCATGACCCTAGCGAAAAAAGCTTTGCTGAAGCCTTTCAAATCGAGAAATGAGAACCCCGATGTTTCAGCAATAGAATATGAGCTCCTCGAAAAAGTCAACCAGTTAGGAATAGGGGTCATGGGACTGGGTGAAGGACCGACGGCCCTCGACCTCCACATCGAGATAGCTGCAAGACATCCTGCCTCTCTCCCTGTTGGATTGGTTATAAGTTGCTGGGCGCTTAGACACTCAAGAGCCTTGATTTCGGCTCAAGGTAAGGTCCATATAGATAAGATCGCATAA
- a CDS encoding FumA C-terminus/TtdB family hydratase beta subunit translates to MKSVQEMEYHLKTPVREDEIRKLRIGDLIYVTGTIITARDEAHLKSLELNEKGERLPVNFEGIGIFHCGPIMKKVAGEWTVIAAGPTTSARMEIFQDNFIEAFRPAIIIGKGGMGDRTSKACQEHGCVYGAFTGGAALLAVRGIKKVRDVFWLDELGMPECLWVYDVDNFGPMIVTIDSHGRNVTKEINAKVTKRMKKILAEMKE, encoded by the coding sequence TTGAAAAGTGTTCAAGAGATGGAGTATCACCTCAAGACGCCGGTGAGAGAGGACGAGATCAGGAAGCTCAGAATAGGAGATCTCATTTATGTAACGGGAACAATCATCACGGCAAGGGACGAGGCACATCTTAAGTCTCTAGAGCTCAACGAAAAAGGAGAAAGATTGCCTGTCAATTTCGAAGGGATCGGCATTTTCCATTGCGGCCCCATAATGAAGAAGGTAGCGGGGGAATGGACCGTTATCGCGGCAGGCCCCACTACATCTGCTAGAATGGAGATCTTCCAAGACAATTTCATCGAAGCGTTTCGCCCTGCTATCATCATAGGGAAAGGAGGCATGGGAGATCGAACATCTAAGGCATGTCAAGAGCATGGATGTGTGTACGGCGCTTTCACTGGAGGAGCAGCCCTTTTAGCAGTTAGAGGGATCAAGAAAGTGAGGGATGTTTTCTGGCTCGACGAGTTAGGTATGCCAGAGTGCTTATGGGTCTACGACGTTGATAATTTTGGTCCAATGATAGTAACAATTGATAGCCACGGGAGGAACGTGACTAAAGAGATCAATGCCAAAGTAACTAAAAGAATGAAAAAGATTTTAGCTGAGATGAAGGAATGA
- a CDS encoding NADP-dependent malic enzyme produces the protein MEVTKEDLITKASKWSKIAPPYHAFYRGKVEVMPKCAIRSLQDFSIWYTPGVAQSCRDIEKDLGQAFEQTSKWNYVGVVSDGTRVLGLGDIGAHAGMPVMEGKALIFKYLGGVDAFPICLATKDPQEIIQAVKWLEPTFGGINLEDFSKPKCFDILDTLRNEMPIPVWHDDQQGTAAVVLAGVINALKVVGKKMSNAKFTIVGSGAANTRSFYILESAGVNPKNVIIVDSRGTLHHNRGDLKGTYKWPMTLKTNPDGIEGDKTEAMKGSDIVIAASRPGPGVIKPNEVALMADDAIVFACANPIPEIWPWEAKESGAKVVATGRSDFPNQVNNSLVFPAIFRGALDVRAKTISDEMCIASAIELAKYAEDKGINEEYILPTMSEWEIYPRQAVETGLTAIKQGLAKRKLSRQELYEHADYIIGRTHKIVELLMKQGFIEAPPPEPV, from the coding sequence ATGGAAGTCACAAAGGAAGATCTCATTACAAAAGCCTCCAAGTGGAGTAAGATCGCCCCGCCCTACCATGCATTCTACAGGGGAAAGGTTGAGGTTATGCCGAAGTGTGCTATCCGGAGCCTCCAAGACTTTTCTATCTGGTACACCCCGGGGGTCGCTCAGTCATGTAGGGATATTGAGAAAGATTTAGGGCAGGCCTTCGAGCAGACAAGCAAATGGAACTACGTTGGAGTGGTTTCTGACGGGACACGGGTACTCGGACTCGGAGATATTGGGGCTCATGCAGGGATGCCTGTCATGGAGGGCAAGGCCCTCATCTTCAAATATCTTGGGGGAGTTGATGCTTTTCCCATCTGTCTCGCCACAAAGGACCCACAGGAGATCATCCAGGCCGTTAAGTGGCTGGAACCCACCTTCGGCGGGATAAACCTTGAGGACTTTTCAAAGCCTAAGTGTTTCGACATTCTGGATACTCTCAGGAACGAGATGCCCATCCCTGTTTGGCATGACGACCAGCAGGGAACCGCCGCCGTCGTCCTGGCAGGGGTAATCAATGCCTTGAAAGTCGTTGGAAAAAAGATGAGCAATGCCAAGTTTACCATCGTCGGCAGTGGAGCTGCTAATACTAGGTCCTTCTATATCCTAGAGTCCGCAGGAGTCAACCCTAAAAATGTAATCATTGTGGATAGCCGAGGAACGCTCCACCATAACAGAGGAGATCTCAAAGGTACGTATAAATGGCCCATGACGCTCAAAACGAACCCTGACGGGATCGAGGGAGATAAAACGGAAGCAATGAAGGGAAGTGATATCGTCATAGCCGCTTCTAGGCCTGGTCCAGGAGTCATCAAGCCTAATGAAGTAGCATTGATGGCCGACGACGCTATCGTTTTTGCCTGTGCTAACCCTATTCCAGAGATCTGGCCTTGGGAGGCTAAGGAATCAGGTGCTAAAGTCGTTGCAACGGGGCGTAGCGACTTCCCTAACCAAGTGAATAACAGCCTCGTTTTTCCCGCAATATTTAGAGGTGCTCTTGACGTTAGGGCAAAAACCATCTCAGACGAGATGTGCATTGCTTCAGCTATTGAGCTAGCCAAATATGCCGAGGACAAAGGGATCAATGAAGAGTATATCCTCCCTACTATGAGTGAGTGGGAAATCTACCCCCGCCAGGCAGTAGAGACAGGTCTTACAGCCATCAAACAGGGACTTGCAAAGAGAAAGTTAAGCAGGCAGGAACTCTATGAGCACGCTGATTATATTATTGGGAGAACCCATAAGATCGTTGAGCTCCTCATGAAACAGGGATTCATCGAGGCTCCTCCCCCTGAGC